The Euphorbia lathyris chromosome 3, ddEupLath1.1, whole genome shotgun sequence genome contains a region encoding:
- the LOC136222692 gene encoding uncharacterized protein: MTDYGQEQEMEIEALEAILMDEFKEIHSSESGLNTSNRCFQITIIPQDDEDESTDIPVQLALIFSHTEKYPDEPPLLNVQSIRGIQVSDLKILKEKLEQEASENLGMAMIYTLVSSAKDWLSEKYGQDADDDEFKDEQAVKDEVIIPHGEPVTVDTFLAWRERFEAELALERAKLMPESALAVTKEKKLTGRQWFESGRAKGVAAVNEESDVEDDEEIDFDDDFEDDEDDMLEHYLAEKSDSPTHS, translated from the exons ATGACTG ACTATGGCCAGGAGCAGGAGATGGAAATCGAAGCGTTGGAAGCAATACTCATGGATGAGTTCAAAG AAATTCATTCAAGTGAGAGTGGGTTAAATACTTCAAATCGATGCTTCCAAATAACAATAATCCCACAA GATGATGAAGACGAGTCAACAGATATTCCAG TTCAGCTTGCTCTCATTTTCTCGCACACAGAGAAATATCCCGATGAACCCCCACTATTAAATGTGCAAAG CATACGAGGCATACAAGTATCTGATCTGAAAATTTTGAAAGAAAAGCTTGAGCAGGAG GCATCTGAAAATCTGGGTATGGCTATGATCTACACATTGGTTTCATCAGCTAAAGACTGGCTATCAGAAAAGTATGGTCAAGATGCTGACGACGACGAATTTAAAGATGAACAGGCAGTAAAAGATGAA GTAATTATACCACATGGAGAGCCTGTTACTGTTGATACATTTCTGGCATGGAGAGAAAGATTTGAAGCAGAACTGGCTCTTGAGCGAGCCAA GCTGATGCCTGAATCTGCACTTGCGGTCACTAAGGAAAAGAAGCTAACGGGTAGACAGTGGTTTGAAAGTGGAAGAGCG AAAGGTGTGGCCGCAGTTAATGAAGAATCTGATGTggaggatgatgaggaaatcGACTTTGACGACGATTTTGAAG ATGATGAAGATGATATGCTTGAGCATTATCTGGCTGAGAAATCTGATTCACCGACGCACTCTTGA